From one Bacteroides fragilis NCTC 9343 genomic stretch:
- the hsdR gene encoding EcoAI/FtnUII family type I restriction enzme subunit R, whose amino-acid sequence MEVNKKKLKEQEIRTLLITPALQQKGWAVSINMREEYYFTDGRVLVVGNQHSVAEGKKADYLLYHNGKPIAVVEAKDNKHTVGSGMQQAMDYALILDLKFAYSSNGDAFLEHDFITGKETEIKLEDFPTEEELYNRYLASKNYTPDELNIIETPFYYDAHSHEPRYYQRIAVDRTVEAIAKGQQRVLVVMATGTGKTFTAFQIIHRLHKSGAKKKILYLADRNILIDQTMTQDFKPFKKFMTKITSVGEGEEKIDSSYEMYMALYHQLVGKEGRPDPFLEVRPNFFDLIIVDECHRGSAKDDSAWRKVLEYFNTATQIGMTATPKADEGANNLDYFGEPVYTYSLLQGINDGFLAPYRVTADFINVDLQGWTPEEGEIDLLGKEIEQKLYQRQNIGRDLAIKLRRKVVANRITKMLHDIGRMTKTIVFCSDIEEAAEMRTLLINMNSDLCKKSPYYVTRIVGEDKEGKKQLDNFISVDEPYPVIVTTSELLSTGVDCKTCGLIVIDKEIGSMTEFKQIIGRGTRLRKDKGKWHLEILDFRNATAKFKDPTFDGDPEPPKGGGKKPKPYKIIDGPSTVVSEPHEKYIINGKDIRIAHEIVSVLGEDGKTMRTESIQSFARTQLLRHYQSLNDFIQTWTEAERKQAIMDELKEYAILIDAVREANPALKDADIFDVICHVAFDQPPLTRKERANNVKKCNYFGKYEGKAREVLEALLEKYAENGILDFEKANILEIPPFNSIGKPTKIIKLFGGIAGYEQAIRELEYQIYKLA is encoded by the coding sequence ATGGAGGTAAACAAGAAAAAACTTAAAGAACAAGAGATACGCACTCTGTTAATTACTCCTGCACTTCAACAAAAAGGGTGGGCAGTAAGCATAAATATGCGTGAAGAATACTATTTTACGGACGGTCGAGTACTTGTTGTTGGCAACCAGCACTCAGTAGCAGAGGGTAAAAAGGCTGATTATCTATTGTACCACAACGGTAAACCTATCGCAGTGGTTGAAGCAAAAGACAACAAGCACACTGTTGGAAGTGGTATGCAGCAAGCTATGGATTATGCTTTAATCCTTGACTTGAAATTTGCATACTCCAGTAATGGTGATGCTTTCTTGGAACATGACTTTATCACAGGTAAAGAAACTGAGATTAAGTTAGAAGACTTCCCGACAGAAGAGGAGCTGTACAACCGTTATCTTGCATCCAAAAACTATACTCCTGATGAACTTAATATTATAGAGACCCCATTCTACTATGATGCCCATAGTCATGAGCCAAGATATTACCAACGTATAGCCGTTGACCGCACTGTTGAAGCCATAGCAAAAGGGCAACAACGTGTACTTGTGGTAATGGCTACCGGTACGGGTAAGACTTTTACGGCATTCCAGATAATCCATAGGCTCCATAAGAGTGGAGCAAAGAAGAAAATCCTTTATCTTGCAGATCGCAATATCCTTATAGACCAAACTATGACTCAGGATTTCAAGCCATTCAAGAAGTTTATGACTAAGATAACTTCAGTTGGAGAGGGTGAAGAAAAAATTGATTCATCGTATGAGATGTATATGGCTCTGTATCATCAGTTGGTTGGAAAAGAAGGTAGGCCCGACCCCTTCTTGGAAGTTCGGCCAAACTTCTTTGACTTGATTATAGTTGATGAGTGTCACCGAGGAAGTGCCAAGGACGATTCAGCATGGCGCAAAGTTTTGGAATATTTCAATACGGCTACTCAAATAGGTATGACAGCTACTCCTAAAGCCGATGAAGGGGCGAATAACCTTGATTATTTCGGTGAACCTGTGTATACCTACTCGCTACTTCAAGGTATCAACGATGGCTTTTTGGCTCCGTATAGGGTTACTGCTGACTTTATCAACGTTGACCTGCAAGGCTGGACTCCTGAAGAGGGTGAGATAGATTTGTTAGGTAAGGAGATTGAGCAGAAATTATATCAAAGACAAAATATAGGGCGTGACCTTGCTATTAAGTTAAGACGCAAGGTTGTAGCAAACAGAATTACCAAAATGCTGCATGACATCGGTCGTATGACAAAAACGATTGTATTCTGTTCTGATATTGAGGAAGCAGCAGAAATGCGAACTTTGCTTATCAATATGAATAGCGATTTGTGCAAGAAATCACCTTACTATGTAACACGCATTGTCGGTGAAGATAAGGAGGGTAAGAAACAATTGGATAACTTTATTAGTGTGGATGAGCCTTATCCAGTGATTGTAACCACCTCCGAACTTCTTTCTACTGGTGTGGACTGTAAAACCTGTGGCTTAATCGTCATAGACAAAGAAATTGGGTCTATGACTGAATTTAAGCAAATTATAGGGCGTGGTACACGACTCAGAAAAGATAAGGGAAAGTGGCATTTGGAAATCCTTGATTTCCGCAATGCTACTGCAAAATTCAAAGACCCTACATTCGATGGTGATCCTGAACCTCCTAAGGGAGGTGGTAAAAAGCCCAAACCATATAAAATAATTGATGGTCCATCAACCGTAGTTTCCGAGCCTCATGAAAAATATATTATCAATGGAAAGGATATCCGTATTGCCCATGAGATAGTATCTGTGTTAGGCGAAGATGGCAAGACGATGAGAACAGAAAGTATTCAATCATTCGCAAGAACGCAATTATTGCGTCATTACCAAAGTCTGAATGATTTCATACAGACGTGGACAGAAGCTGAACGCAAGCAAGCTATAATGGATGAATTAAAGGAGTATGCCATCCTGATAGACGCTGTCCGTGAAGCAAATCCGGCATTAAAGGATGCCGACATATTCGATGTGATATGTCACGTTGCGTTTGACCAGCCTCCATTAACAAGGAAAGAGAGAGCAAATAATGTGAAGAAGTGTAACTACTTCGGAAAATATGAAGGTAAAGCACGTGAAGTGTTGGAGGCTCTTCTTGAAAAATATGCAGAGAATGGTATTCTCGACTTTGAAAAAGCAAACATCTTGGAGATACCTCCATTCAATAGCATAGGAAAACCAACTAAAATTATAAAACTATTTGGTGGCATTGCCGGTTATGAGCAAGCTATCAGAGAATTAGAGTATCAGATATATAAATTGGCATAA
- a CDS encoding restriction endonuclease subunit S: MNGKQLKNSILQWAIQGKLVQQDPNDEPASVLLEHIREEKAKLVKEKKIKKDKNESIIYRGDDNSYYEKIIATGEVKCIDEEIPFEIPNGWEWERVGNIFFVTKLAGFEYTKFFTKEAISAFNPIPIVRAQNVRMGFFEENKNEAISEMLSNQLKRSALNKKCLLMTFIGAGIGDTCIFPAERKNHLAPNVAKIEPLDDSIFLDYAVFALMSPCGQRGVNAIKKSTAQPSLSMETIRKLLIPIPPFKEQKCISLKLSEVLPLVEKYSKVQKVQNQINDEINILLSKSILQEAIRGKLVPQIAEEGTADKLLAEIHKEKERLVKEGKLKKAILTDSVIYKGDDNKYYERVGKSEIDISDEIPFEIPQSWSWCRLSSVITLLSGRDLTPDRYNSEENGIPYITGASNFYNGVSSTLAVSNIRNRTYTNYEVYLIGYGYGKFKEKIHFME; the protein is encoded by the coding sequence ATGAACGGAAAGCAATTAAAGAACAGCATACTCCAATGGGCGATACAGGGAAAACTTGTACAGCAGGACCCTAATGACGAACCGGCATCGGTGCTTTTGGAACATATTAGAGAAGAGAAAGCTAAGCTGGTTAAGGAGAAAAAAATCAAGAAAGATAAGAACGAATCAATCATTTACCGTGGTGACGATAATTCCTATTATGAGAAGATTATTGCTACAGGTGAGGTTAAGTGCATTGATGAGGAGATTCCGTTTGAGATTCCGAATGGATGGGAATGGGAACGGGTGGGTAATATTTTTTTTGTTACGAAGCTGGCTGGATTTGAGTACACAAAGTTTTTTACTAAAGAAGCCATATCTGCATTTAACCCCATTCCAATAGTGCGTGCTCAAAATGTTCGTATGGGATTTTTTGAGGAAAATAAGAATGAAGCTATTTCTGAAATGTTATCAAATCAGTTAAAAAGAAGTGCTTTGAACAAAAAATGTTTGTTAATGACATTTATTGGTGCAGGTATAGGTGATACTTGCATTTTTCCTGCTGAAAGAAAAAATCACTTAGCTCCAAATGTTGCAAAAATAGAACCACTTGATGATAGCATTTTTTTAGATTATGCAGTTTTTGCGCTAATGAGTCCTTGCGGTCAAAGAGGAGTAAATGCAATCAAGAAATCCACAGCTCAACCAAGCCTATCAATGGAGACTATTAGAAAATTGCTGATACCTATTCCACCTTTCAAGGAACAAAAATGTATCTCGTTAAAGTTGTCTGAAGTATTACCATTGGTAGAAAAGTATTCAAAAGTACAAAAAGTACAAAATCAAATAAATGACGAAATCAATATATTGTTATCTAAATCTATTCTTCAAGAAGCTATCAGAGGTAAATTAGTACCACAAATTGCAGAGGAAGGAACTGCTGACAAACTGCTTGCCGAGATTCACAAAGAGAAAGAACGTCTCGTAAAAGAGGGCAAACTAAAGAAGGCAATCTTGACCGATTCCGTTATCTATAAAGGTGACGATAACAAGTATTATGAGAGGGTGGGCAAATCTGAGATTGATATATCAGATGAGATTCCTTTTGAAATTCCACAATCGTGGAGCTGGTGTAGACTTTCAAGTGTTATAACTCTATTGTCTGGTAGGGATTTGACTCCTGACAGGTATAATTCAGAAGAAAATGGAATCCCATACATAACAGGTGCTAGTAACTTCTATAATGGTGTGAGTAGTACCTTAGCCGTATCAAACATTCGTAATCGGACATACACCAATTACGAAGTCTATTTAATAGGTTATGGATACGGAAAATTTAAGGAAAAAATACACTTTATGGAGTAA
- a CDS encoding DUF2786 domain-containing protein, giving the protein MKQENDIPDKILERIRKLIRLKESTTSEGEAKAAATHVKRLLKEYNLSLLDVNEKRPETVFEIRESGAISYKDSFGNYWKRDLLRVLCEYNYCRMLRYRGTTDMLIVGTQENIAAVTVLYDYLRTAFRRLADKRHMEYVSTKRGYYRTEKYRKKYIRSYLEGVTPGLRDQFEALRCAPAEEVRETALVHCHNALIERYLETIGTRIAKVQPRQTKTDYSAYHSGMDDGRSISLHRQINGGNV; this is encoded by the coding sequence ATGAAACAGGAAAATGACATACCGGACAAGATCCTGGAACGTATCCGGAAACTGATACGCCTGAAGGAATCGACCACCTCGGAAGGCGAGGCCAAAGCTGCCGCCACCCATGTGAAACGGCTTCTGAAGGAATATAACCTTTCCCTGCTTGACGTGAACGAAAAGCGGCCGGAGACGGTGTTTGAAATCAGGGAATCCGGAGCGATCAGCTATAAGGACAGCTTCGGCAACTACTGGAAGCGTGACCTGCTGCGCGTATTGTGCGAATACAATTACTGCCGGATGCTCCGTTACCGGGGAACCACCGACATGCTGATTGTGGGTACGCAGGAGAATATTGCAGCCGTAACCGTGCTGTATGATTATCTACGCACCGCTTTCCGCCGGCTGGCAGATAAAAGGCACATGGAGTATGTATCGACCAAACGGGGATATTACCGTACCGAGAAGTACAGGAAGAAGTATATACGTTCGTACCTCGAAGGCGTGACACCGGGACTAAGAGACCAGTTTGAAGCGCTCCGGTGCGCTCCGGCGGAGGAAGTACGTGAAACCGCCCTGGTGCATTGCCATAACGCTCTTATCGAGAGATACCTGGAAACAATCGGGACGCGCATTGCCAAAGTACAGCCCAGACAGACAAAGACGGACTATTCGGCTTACCACTCCGGAATGGATGACGGACGGAGTATCAGCCTGCACCGGCAAATAAACGGAGGAAATGTATGA
- a CDS encoding toprim domain-containing protein: MTSQEANSIPLEDILSRYGYEPSRRYGGYDMYRSPFRCDSSPSFKVFRNENRWYDFGDSSHGRVVDLVMRIQNCSFPQAMKEIEGLGFSSGMIPQPRPVPVTAQKASGMTLLKIIPVENGHLLDYAASRGIDADIVREHCVEVHYCFEKNPREKYALGFANDHGGFELRNSMFKGCAAAKDITGLAAGNRSCAVFEGFFDLLSFKQYAKEHPEMPALGKLDLCVLNSTSIVERSKDFLSRYEKVHAFLDNDAPGREALRKMRHFLPKDTVLVNEAERLYPSCNDFNEFLQKIKCPASGREM, encoded by the coding sequence ATGACATCACAGGAAGCCAATTCAATCCCCTTGGAAGATATTCTTTCCCGCTACGGTTACGAACCTTCCCGGCGGTACGGGGGATACGACATGTACCGCTCCCCTTTCCGCTGCGACAGCTCTCCGAGCTTCAAGGTTTTCAGGAACGAGAACCGCTGGTATGACTTCGGAGACAGCAGCCACGGCAGGGTTGTGGATCTGGTCATGCGCATCCAGAACTGCTCTTTCCCACAGGCTATGAAAGAGATCGAAGGACTGGGCTTTTCCTCCGGCATGATTCCGCAGCCAAGGCCGGTACCGGTAACGGCGCAGAAAGCCTCCGGGATGACTCTCCTGAAAATCATTCCGGTGGAAAACGGGCATCTGCTTGATTATGCCGCTTCACGGGGCATCGACGCGGATATCGTCCGTGAACACTGCGTGGAGGTGCATTACTGCTTCGAGAAGAATCCCCGCGAGAAATACGCGCTGGGCTTCGCCAACGACCACGGAGGTTTCGAACTGCGTAACAGCATGTTCAAGGGATGTGCCGCCGCCAAGGATATTACCGGCCTGGCCGCAGGCAACAGGTCCTGTGCCGTTTTTGAAGGGTTCTTCGACCTGCTGAGTTTCAAGCAATACGCGAAAGAGCATCCCGAGATGCCGGCACTGGGAAAGCTGGACCTGTGCGTCCTGAATTCCACCTCCATCGTTGAGCGGTCAAAGGATTTTCTTTCAAGGTATGAAAAGGTACACGCTTTCCTGGATAACGATGCTCCGGGACGCGAGGCCCTGAGAAAGATGCGGCATTTCCTTCCCAAGGACACGGTATTGGTGAACGAGGCGGAACGCCTGTATCCGTCATGCAATGACTTCAACGAGTTTTTGCAGAAAATCAAGTGCCCGGCAAGCGGGCGGGAAATGTGA
- a CDS encoding DUF4373 domain-containing protein — MAIENTEGYPLISWRETIIKTKYMNTQRQTGTCRSLSGHAQRHGCEVRPSYEISTSQFSDMKVRRLTRTYGFGGYSIYRYLVSEALYKGEYFLPWCEETARAVASYWNASLEDITRIVDGCVQVGLFNDELYRKHGVLTSAAIQQDYLKLCGMGYIQEEFALSAS, encoded by the coding sequence ATGGCTATTGAAAATACAGAGGGCTATCCTCTTATTTCATGGAGAGAAACAATAATTAAAACTAAATATATGAATACCCAACGTCAAACCGGTACCTGCCGCTCTCTTTCGGGACATGCACAGCGGCATGGGTGCGAGGTCCGTCCCTCTTATGAGATCAGCACTTCGCAATTTTCTGATATGAAAGTCAGGAGACTGACGCGTACTTACGGATTCGGTGGATACAGCATCTACCGTTATCTGGTGAGTGAGGCCCTCTACAAGGGGGAGTATTTCCTTCCCTGGTGTGAGGAGACCGCGCGTGCGGTTGCCTCTTACTGGAATGCCTCTTTGGAAGACATTACCCGGATCGTGGACGGTTGCGTACAGGTCGGCCTGTTCAATGACGAACTGTACAGGAAGCACGGAGTACTGACTTCGGCCGCCATCCAGCAGGACTACCTCAAGTTATGCGGCATGGGCTATATCCAGGAGGAGTTCGCTCTTTCGGCCAGTTGA
- a CDS encoding DUF4373 domain-containing protein, which translates to MPRTAKKGFTYYGFDTDHFYDPKVKRLKNKFGMEGWAVFHFIVNEIHRVEGYYMIMDSDGLFDVSDYSRMDEQRIAGIVDYCAELGLFDKGLWRSRQVLTSEEIQNRYMGICKSIHRKPSISDDYLLLNAAAPAATSSPQVAAPCPATHTAPVAEPARSGEKEKDTELMQAIADFKRRLQEPESSAGVVREESGIIRENRPQNKIKENISSPNPSREGGYTPEREEERNSLSGKLQYLGVDSNIIQWVRLLKSRYPDFPIEKAIRDMEQSNFQLTKENYLYPLIKNYIAKYNAEHGSEERARQQEEILRTRRKTLELLGVPVKDQQEILQLASVAPLVLDTALKETWGNKKIKSPTMFLLSRMRRAVSA; encoded by the coding sequence ATGCCAAGAACAGCTAAAAAAGGTTTCACCTATTACGGGTTCGATACCGATCATTTTTATGACCCCAAAGTCAAGAGACTCAAAAATAAATTCGGGATGGAGGGCTGGGCCGTGTTCCATTTCATCGTGAACGAGATCCACCGCGTGGAAGGCTATTACATGATCATGGACTCCGACGGCCTGTTCGACGTCTCGGACTATTCCCGCATGGACGAGCAACGCATCGCGGGTATTGTCGACTATTGCGCCGAGCTGGGGCTTTTCGACAAAGGGCTTTGGCGGAGCCGTCAGGTTCTTACCAGCGAGGAGATACAGAACAGGTATATGGGCATCTGCAAGTCTATCCACCGCAAGCCTTCCATCTCGGATGACTACCTGCTTTTGAACGCGGCTGCCCCGGCCGCCACCTCTTCCCCGCAGGTTGCCGCTCCCTGTCCCGCCACGCATACGGCACCTGTTGCGGAACCCGCGCGGAGTGGCGAAAAAGAGAAGGATACGGAACTGATGCAAGCCATTGCGGATTTTAAACGCAGGCTGCAAGAACCGGAAAGCTCCGCCGGGGTAGTTCGCGAAGAATCGGGAATAATTCGCGAAAATAGACCACAAAATAAAATAAAAGAAAATATATCCTCCCCAAACCCCTCCAGAGAGGGAGGCTACACTCCGGAGAGGGAGGAGGAGAGAAACTCTCTTTCAGGGAAGCTCCAATACCTGGGTGTGGATTCCAACATCATCCAATGGGTACGGCTCCTGAAAAGCCGTTATCCGGATTTCCCTATCGAAAAGGCGATCCGTGACATGGAGCAGAGCAATTTCCAACTGACCAAGGAAAATTACCTGTATCCCCTGATTAAGAACTATATAGCCAAGTATAATGCCGAGCACGGAAGTGAAGAGCGTGCCAGGCAACAGGAGGAGATCCTGCGCACCCGGCGTAAAACCCTCGAGCTCCTGGGCGTTCCGGTGAAGGACCAGCAGGAAATCCTCCAGCTTGCCTCCGTTGCACCCTTGGTACTGGATACAGCTCTGAAGGAGACCTGGGGAAACAAAAAGATCAAAAGCCCCACCATGTTCCTCCTGAGTCGGATGCGGAGGGCTGTCTCAGCATAA
- a CDS encoding lysylphosphatidylglycerol synthase transmembrane domain-containing protein yields the protein MKNKFRNLFLAFGILAVIIMLFTFDVSYDELLDNLRRAGFYLPLVLVLWLFIYLINTLSWYIILRSSGPVNSLSFARLYKFTVSGFALNYVTPVGLMGGEPYRIMELTPYVGVECATSSVILYVMMHIFSHFCFWLSSVLIYVFFYPVGWGMGIVLGLTTLFCLLLVTLFIKGYRNGMAVACVRLGSHIPFLKKRAVRFAELHKEKLETIDSQIALLHQQRKSTFYLALGLEYTARIVGCLEVWLILNVLTTDVSFVGCILIVAFSSLLANLLFFLPMQLGGREGGFALAVAGLSLSGAYGVFAALITRVREMVWIVIGLVLMKIGNRR from the coding sequence TTGAAGAATAAATTTCGTAATTTGTTTTTGGCCTTTGGCATCCTGGCCGTCATCATCATGCTGTTCACTTTCGATGTGTCCTATGATGAGCTGCTGGACAACCTGCGGCGTGCCGGATTTTATCTGCCGCTGGTTCTGGTCCTTTGGCTTTTTATTTATCTGATTAATACCCTTTCGTGGTATATCATTCTTCGTAGTAGCGGTCCGGTGAATTCATTGTCGTTCGCCCGGCTCTATAAATTCACGGTTTCCGGTTTTGCGTTGAATTATGTCACTCCCGTGGGACTGATGGGAGGGGAGCCCTACCGGATTATGGAGCTTACCCCCTATGTCGGAGTGGAGTGTGCCACATCTTCGGTCATCCTGTATGTGATGATGCATATCTTTTCGCATTTCTGTTTCTGGCTCAGCTCGGTATTGATTTATGTCTTTTTTTATCCGGTCGGTTGGGGGATGGGCATTGTCTTGGGGTTGACCACACTCTTCTGCCTCTTACTTGTCACTCTTTTTATCAAAGGCTACCGGAACGGTATGGCTGTGGCATGCGTACGTCTGGGTAGTCATATCCCTTTTTTGAAGAAGCGTGCAGTCCGCTTCGCGGAACTTCATAAAGAAAAACTGGAGACTATAGACAGTCAGATAGCTCTGCTTCATCAACAGCGAAAAAGTACCTTTTATTTGGCATTGGGTTTAGAGTATACCGCTCGCATAGTGGGGTGTCTCGAAGTCTGGTTGATTCTGAATGTATTGACTACGGATGTCAGTTTTGTCGGTTGCATCCTGATCGTCGCTTTCTCTTCCCTACTGGCCAATCTGCTTTTCTTTCTTCCCATGCAATTAGGGGGTAGGGAAGGAGGCTTTGCCCTGGCGGTAGCCGGCTTGTCTTTGTCCGGAGCATATGGGGTATTTGCCGCTCTGATTACGCGGGTGCGGGAGATGGTCTGGATTGTTATTGGGCTGGTGCTGATGAAGATAGGAAATCGGAGATAG
- a CDS encoding Fic family protein: MSKEIIYIDYDEALNIYGKMIDASDGGFEGVRDEGGIRAALDFVQNDLYYPTFADKLTYLMYRFCSGHFFNDGNKRIALTLGAYFLHKNNYYWQACICMRTLESIIYHVAASNIDQDLLLRIVNSFMMSKDYDEELKIDIANAMSKGE; this comes from the coding sequence ATGAGTAAGGAGATTATTTACATAGACTACGATGAAGCTTTAAACATCTATGGCAAAATGATTGATGCCAGCGATGGTGGCTTTGAAGGAGTGCGTGATGAAGGTGGGATACGTGCTGCGCTTGATTTTGTGCAGAATGATTTATACTATCCAACCTTTGCCGACAAGCTAACCTATCTGATGTATAGATTCTGTTCGGGGCACTTCTTCAACGATGGGAATAAGCGTATTGCACTGACTTTGGGTGCATATTTCTTACATAAGAATAACTACTACTGGCAAGCTTGCATTTGTATGCGTACATTGGAGTCTATCATTTATCATGTGGCAGCATCCAATATTGACCAAGATTTGCTGCTACGCATCGTTAATAGCTTTATGATGAGTAAAGACTATGACGAGGAATTAAAAATAGATATAGCCAATGCCATGAGCAAGGGTGAATAA
- a CDS encoding class I SAM-dependent DNA methyltransferase, with amino-acid sequence MAVNNIIKRIRNIMRQDAGINGDAQRIEQMTWMIFLKVYDTQEETWEYKASRESKTYQSIIPKDLRWRNWAVDEKDGEALTGEALLSFVNEKLFPALKNLPVDANTPRAKSIVQETFADLNQYMKNGTLLRQVVNIVNEIEFDDADDRHTFGDIYEGILKDLQSAGNAGEFYTPRALTDFIVMMLDPKLGETFGDFTSGTGGFLTSALNYMGKSVRSAEDGEKLQNAVVGQEWKPLPYLLSITNLLLHDIEAPNIANCDSLGTNVTDFKETDKVDVIGMNPPYGGSTEDSVKNNFPLRYRSSETADLFIALIMYRLKAGGRCGVIIPDGFLFGTDGAKLALKENLLRKFNLHTIIRLPGSIFSPYTSIATNILFFNNEEAEGCEEGFKTKETWFYRLDMPEGYKHFSKNKPMKVEHTLPIQEWWNDRKEIVSSETGEKSRVFTAQQLLDLNCNFDQCKFPKEEEEILPPAELLKQYFEKRAALDYEIDKTLSEIQKILGIDIKSCN; translated from the coding sequence ATGGCAGTAAATAACATTATAAAGCGAATCCGGAATATCATGCGTCAGGATGCAGGTATCAATGGTGACGCACAGAGAATTGAGCAAATGACTTGGATGATCTTCTTGAAAGTTTACGACACTCAAGAAGAAACATGGGAATACAAAGCATCCAGAGAGAGTAAAACATATCAATCTATTATTCCCAAAGATTTGCGTTGGCGTAATTGGGCGGTAGATGAGAAAGACGGCGAAGCATTAACAGGTGAAGCTCTACTTTCCTTCGTCAATGAAAAGCTATTTCCTGCATTGAAAAATCTTCCCGTAGATGCCAACACACCACGAGCTAAGAGTATTGTCCAGGAAACATTTGCCGATTTGAACCAGTATATGAAGAATGGAACGCTTTTGCGTCAAGTAGTCAATATTGTAAATGAGATTGAATTTGATGATGCTGACGACCGTCACACATTCGGAGATATTTACGAAGGGATATTGAAAGACCTGCAATCGGCAGGGAACGCAGGTGAGTTCTATACTCCACGTGCTTTGACTGATTTTATTGTAATGATGCTTGACCCGAAGTTGGGTGAGACCTTTGGTGACTTTACCAGTGGTACAGGGGGCTTCCTTACCTCTGCCCTCAATTATATGGGAAAGAGTGTACGTTCAGCCGAAGATGGAGAAAAACTGCAAAATGCAGTTGTTGGTCAAGAATGGAAGCCGTTACCCTATCTTTTGAGCATCACAAACTTGCTGCTTCACGATATTGAGGCACCAAACATAGCTAACTGTGATTCGCTTGGAACAAACGTAACGGATTTCAAGGAAACCGATAAGGTTGATGTTATCGGTATGAATCCTCCATACGGAGGCAGTACGGAAGATAGCGTAAAGAACAACTTTCCATTGCGCTACCGTTCAAGTGAAACTGCTGATTTGTTTATCGCACTTATCATGTACCGTCTTAAAGCAGGTGGCAGATGTGGTGTGATTATTCCTGACGGTTTTTTGTTTGGTACGGACGGAGCAAAACTTGCGCTTAAAGAGAATCTTCTACGCAAGTTCAATTTGCATACCATCATTCGTTTGCCGGGTTCTATATTCTCTCCATATACATCTATTGCTACCAATATCCTCTTCTTTAACAATGAAGAAGCAGAGGGTTGTGAAGAAGGATTCAAGACCAAAGAAACATGGTTTTATCGTCTTGATATGCCGGAGGGGTACAAGCACTTCTCAAAAAACAAGCCGATGAAGGTTGAGCACACTCTGCCCATTCAGGAATGGTGGAATGACAGGAAAGAGATTGTCAGTAGTGAAACAGGAGAAAAGAGCCGTGTGTTTACTGCTCAACAGTTGCTTGATTTGAATTGCAATTTTGACCAATGCAAATTTCCGAAGGAAGAAGAAGAGATATTGCCTCCGGCAGAATTGCTCAAACAATATTTTGAGAAACGTGCCGCACTTGACTATGAAATAGACAAAACACTTTCTGAGATTCAAAAGATTCTCGGCATAGATATAAAATCGTGTAACTGA